A section of the Bifidobacterium sp. ESL0728 genome encodes:
- a CDS encoding ribonuclease J produces MSTKRSESRSSSRSGSRRSGGSNSSRNTRGGGRSNSRRSNPRTVSRTPGTSPNQDAVLIAPPKYRKGSMRIVPLGGLGEIGRNMNVIEYNGHLLLIDCGVLFPDEEQPGVDLILPDFSYIKDRLDDVEALVLTHGHEDHIGGVPYLLNLRPDIPLIGSKLTLAFVKAKCEEHHQNPRCIEVTGRDKIKVGPFNLEFVAVTHSIPDALAVCINTPAGTVIDTGDFKLDQLPIDHRITDLVEFGKLGEKGVDLVMVDSTNAEVPGFVRPESTIGPELERAFSEATRKIIVASFSSHVHRVQQVVDAAHKVGRKVVFVGRSMVRNMSIAADLGYLHIPEGTVVDLKKAKDIQDNKLVYMCTGSQGEPMAALGRIADGTHRDITINEFDTVVMASSLIPGNENEVYGMINKLVQKGARVVNRDNAKIHVSGHSNEGELTYFYNILKPKCVMPIHGENRHLVANGLVAVKTGVDPNNVVLAEDGDVVDLYHGQAAVVGSVPCGYVYVDGDTVGELTDEELEKRKVLGTEGFVSAFAVVDTDAKNVISGPKVYLNAMPEDESEFENVRHQIVQQLEDAMMDGTHDTHKLQQIMRRTIGSWVSRQLHRKPMIVPVIADIAHDVIDGTPAGN; encoded by the coding sequence ATAAGTACGAAGCGTAGCGAATCCCGCAGCTCCTCCCGTTCCGGTTCACGGCGTTCAGGCGGCTCCAATTCATCGCGCAACACACGTGGTGGCGGCCGTTCCAACAGCCGTCGTTCCAACCCGCGCACCGTCTCCCGCACCCCGGGAACCTCGCCCAACCAGGACGCCGTGCTGATCGCCCCGCCGAAATACCGCAAGGGCTCCATGCGTATCGTGCCGCTCGGTGGCCTCGGCGAAATCGGCCGCAACATGAACGTGATCGAATACAACGGCCACCTGCTGCTGATCGATTGCGGCGTGCTCTTCCCCGACGAGGAGCAGCCCGGCGTCGACCTCATCCTTCCTGATTTCAGCTATATCAAGGACAGGCTTGACGATGTCGAAGCGCTCGTGCTGACCCACGGCCACGAAGATCATATCGGTGGCGTGCCCTACCTCTTGAACCTCCGCCCGGACATCCCGCTGATCGGCTCGAAGCTCACGCTGGCCTTCGTCAAGGCCAAGTGCGAGGAACACCATCAGAACCCGCGTTGCATCGAGGTCACCGGCCGCGACAAGATCAAGGTCGGTCCGTTCAACCTCGAATTCGTCGCTGTCACCCACTCGATTCCCGACGCACTGGCGGTGTGCATCAACACGCCTGCCGGCACCGTCATCGACACCGGCGACTTCAAGCTTGACCAGCTGCCCATCGACCATCGTATTACAGATTTGGTCGAGTTCGGCAAGCTCGGTGAGAAGGGTGTCGACCTGGTGATGGTCGATTCCACCAACGCCGAAGTCCCCGGCTTCGTCCGCCCCGAGAGCACCATCGGCCCCGAGCTCGAGCGTGCCTTCAGCGAGGCCACCCGCAAGATCATCGTCGCCTCCTTCTCCAGCCACGTCCACCGCGTCCAGCAGGTCGTCGACGCCGCGCACAAGGTCGGACGCAAGGTCGTCTTCGTCGGCCGTTCGATGGTGCGCAACATGTCCATCGCCGCCGATCTCGGCTATCTGCACATCCCTGAAGGCACCGTGGTCGACCTCAAAAAGGCCAAGGATATTCAGGACAACAAGCTGGTTTACATGTGCACCGGTTCGCAGGGCGAACCGATGGCAGCACTCGGCCGCATCGCCGACGGCACTCACCGCGACATCACCATCAACGAGTTCGACACCGTCGTGATGGCCAGCTCCCTGATTCCCGGCAACGAGAACGAGGTCTATGGCATGATCAACAAGCTCGTGCAGAAGGGCGCCCGTGTGGTCAACCGCGACAACGCGAAGATCCACGTCTCCGGCCACTCCAACGAAGGTGAGCTCACCTACTTCTACAACATCCTGAAGCCCAAGTGCGTCATGCCGATCCACGGTGAAAACCGCCACCTGGTCGCCAATGGGCTCGTGGCCGTCAAGACCGGCGTCGACCCCAACAACGTCGTGCTCGCCGAGGACGGCGACGTGGTGGATCTTTACCACGGCCAAGCCGCGGTCGTCGGGTCCGTGCCGTGCGGCTATGTTTACGTCGACGGCGATACCGTTGGCGAGCTTACCGACGAAGAGCTCGAGAAGCGCAAGGTGCTCGGCACCGAAGGCTTCGTCTCCGCGTTCGCCGTGGTCGATACCGACGCCAAGAACGTCATCTCCGGCCCGAAGGTCTACCTCAACGCGATGCCCGAGGACGAAAGCGAATTCGAGAATGTGCGTCACCAGATCGTTCAGCAGCTCGAAGACGCGATGATGGATGGCACGCACGACACCCACAAGCTCCAGCAGATCATGCGCCGCACCATCGGCAGCTGGGTCTCCCGTCAGCTTCACCGCAAGCCGATGATCGTCC
- the dapA gene encoding 4-hydroxy-tetrahydrodipicolinate synthase, translating into MSESSMHLLDRAPFGRVIPAMVTPMHGDGSVDFEASAALAKHLVASGADGLLVNGTTGESPVTHMDEKVKLVQVVKAAVDVPVISGAGSNDTAHTVRMVEQTQEAGADAVLVVAPYYSRPSQEGIFQHYQAVNESADKPIIVYDVPGRTGVHLSLETYCRLSGLDHIKAVKDATGDIAGAVRKRMETGLTWYSGDDALFLPFLSIGAVGVISVIAHVASNPLRQLADAFDRGDIREAQRLAVRLAPLVDAVNGTGFQGVLAKAALHERGWLDETKMRLPNVGPGEPEFKRAHQGMVDAGILEA; encoded by the coding sequence ATGAGTGAGTCTTCTATGCATCTACTTGATCGTGCGCCATTCGGCCGGGTTATTCCCGCGATGGTGACGCCGATGCACGGTGATGGTTCCGTCGATTTTGAAGCATCTGCGGCATTGGCCAAGCATTTGGTCGCTTCCGGTGCCGATGGTCTGTTGGTCAACGGCACGACCGGCGAGTCACCGGTCACGCATATGGACGAGAAGGTCAAGCTCGTCCAGGTCGTGAAGGCTGCCGTCGACGTGCCGGTGATTTCCGGTGCTGGTTCCAACGACACAGCCCACACGGTGCGTATGGTCGAGCAGACCCAGGAGGCCGGCGCCGATGCGGTGCTGGTGGTCGCTCCTTATTATTCCCGTCCTTCGCAGGAGGGTATTTTCCAGCACTATCAGGCAGTCAACGAGTCGGCGGACAAACCGATTATCGTTTACGACGTTCCAGGACGCACCGGCGTGCATCTTTCGCTTGAGACCTATTGCAGGCTCTCGGGACTTGACCATATCAAGGCCGTCAAGGATGCCACGGGCGACATCGCGGGAGCGGTGCGCAAGCGTATGGAAACCGGATTGACCTGGTATTCCGGAGACGATGCGCTGTTCCTGCCGTTCCTTTCCATCGGTGCCGTCGGGGTCATTTCGGTGATCGCGCATGTCGCGTCCAACCCGTTGCGACAGCTTGCCGATGCCTTCGACCGCGGCGACATCCGCGAAGCCCAGCGTCTTGCGGTTCGTCTCGCCCCGCTGGTCGATGCCGTCAACGGCACCGGATTCCAGGGAGTTCTGGCCAAGGCTGCGCTGCATGAGCGCGGATGGCTCGACGAGACCAAGATGCGTTTGCCGAACGTCGGCCCGGGCGAGCCGGAGTTCAAGCGTGCCCACCAGGGCATGGTCGATGCCGGTATCTTGGAAGCCTAG
- the dapB gene encoding 4-hydroxy-tetrahydrodipicolinate reductase, with translation MIRVSVVGAQGRMGGSVVNAVEAANDMETVKRIGEGDDISSITPDNTDVAVEFTVPTSSLGNVLKLVAQGVNVVVGTTGWTDEKLDQVKAALANAPRKDQAVFIAPNFAISAVLADKFAAEAAKYFTSAEVIELHHPDKVDAPSGTAIHTAQAISEARKKAGCAPMPDGTQGEAASRGQVVDGVHVHAVRLQGLNAHEEVLLGNTGEQLTIRADSFDRASFMPGVLLAVRNIATGAHPGLTVGLDAFLDL, from the coding sequence ATGATCAGAGTTTCAGTGGTCGGAGCGCAGGGGCGCATGGGCGGCAGTGTGGTGAACGCGGTCGAGGCCGCGAACGATATGGAAACCGTCAAGCGGATTGGCGAGGGTGACGATATTTCGTCCATCACGCCGGATAATACGGACGTCGCGGTCGAGTTCACTGTGCCAACGTCGTCGCTGGGCAATGTGCTGAAGCTCGTCGCACAGGGTGTCAACGTGGTGGTGGGTACCACCGGCTGGACCGACGAGAAGCTGGACCAGGTCAAGGCAGCGCTCGCCAACGCCCCGCGCAAAGACCAAGCCGTCTTCATCGCCCCGAACTTTGCCATTTCCGCAGTCTTGGCCGACAAATTCGCCGCCGAGGCCGCCAAATACTTCACTTCCGCCGAGGTTATCGAGCTGCATCACCCCGACAAGGTCGACGCGCCTTCCGGCACCGCCATCCACACCGCGCAGGCGATTTCCGAGGCCCGCAAGAAGGCCGGTTGTGCCCCCATGCCCGATGGCACACAAGGCGAGGCAGCTTCCCGCGGCCAGGTCGTTGACGGCGTCCATGTTCATGCGGTGCGTCTGCAGGGCCTCAATGCCCACGAGGAAGTGTTGCTGGGCAACACCGGTGAGCAGCTCACAATCCGCGCCGACAGCTTCGACCGCGCCTCCTTCATGCCCGGCGTCCTGTTGGCCGTGCGCAACATCGCAACGGGTGCTCACCCTGGACTGACCGTCGGTCTCGACGCATTCCTTGACCTTTGA
- a CDS encoding MFS transporter, with protein sequence MSNAGRSVPSQRHKSPYGRLFAIPGAKAFCISGAVARLPISMMSLGIVLALNHMYNNWTVAGTMSAVYILAVAAVTPLYARLFDRFGQHKVGWVALGLSVVFMLVFAVAAWARVSIPILFVLAILMGLTQFSFGALVRTRWAYALRDPKNSGLLDTAYALEAGIDEMVFILGPILAAFLATSVSPVSQLFVPTIACAVGGAVFFSLKDTQPPVIETVSVVAASPTDVDVKAASENRGGSQGYRLDEDGVSLHQLHTHNQKPKSVLLYAGIIPLLVVFVVFNMSFNEFDVSVTAMMKAIGCEQLLGLQLAMFAVGSCIGAFIFGSKKPKGSNWQHMVIFLTLLTFGYVFCRLAMDNLILLAVASVLSGLFVSPLFATGNLIVKDIVPPSSLTEGLSWVTTAGSVGTSFGSSLAGMVLDVSSPHVGLLLPIATTFAAVPLAVLGWFLARKHNA encoded by the coding sequence GTGAGCAATGCAGGTCGCAGCGTGCCAAGTCAGCGTCACAAGTCGCCGTACGGACGGCTTTTCGCGATACCTGGCGCCAAGGCGTTCTGTATTTCCGGGGCGGTCGCGCGTCTTCCGATTTCGATGATGAGCCTTGGCATCGTGCTCGCGCTGAACCACATGTACAACAACTGGACGGTCGCCGGCACGATGAGCGCGGTGTATATTCTGGCTGTCGCCGCCGTCACGCCGCTTTACGCCCGTCTTTTCGACCGGTTCGGCCAGCACAAGGTCGGCTGGGTCGCTTTGGGACTTTCTGTGGTGTTCATGTTGGTTTTCGCCGTGGCCGCGTGGGCCCGCGTCTCGATTCCCATCTTGTTCGTTCTGGCGATTTTGATGGGTTTGACGCAGTTTTCGTTCGGGGCTTTGGTGCGTACCCGCTGGGCCTACGCGCTGCGCGACCCGAAAAACAGCGGTCTGCTCGATACTGCCTACGCCCTTGAAGCCGGCATCGATGAGATGGTCTTTATTCTCGGTCCGATTCTCGCCGCGTTTTTGGCGACTTCCGTGAGCCCCGTCTCGCAGCTTTTCGTCCCGACCATTGCCTGTGCCGTCGGGGGAGCGGTCTTTTTCTCGCTTAAAGACACCCAGCCTCCGGTCATCGAAACGGTGTCCGTCGTTGCCGCCTCTCCGACAGACGTTGACGTGAAAGCGGCTTCCGAAAACCGCGGGGGTTCGCAAGGTTACCGGCTTGACGAAGATGGTGTGAGCCTCCACCAGTTGCACACCCATAACCAAAAGCCGAAGAGCGTGCTGTTGTACGCCGGCATCATTCCGCTGCTGGTCGTGTTCGTCGTCTTCAACATGAGCTTCAACGAGTTCGATGTCTCCGTCACCGCGATGATGAAGGCCATCGGCTGCGAACAGTTGCTCGGCCTTCAGCTGGCGATGTTCGCCGTCGGCTCCTGCATCGGCGCCTTCATTTTCGGTTCGAAGAAGCCGAAGGGCTCCAACTGGCAGCACATGGTGATTTTCCTCACCCTGCTCACGTTCGGTTATGTCTTCTGCCGCTTGGCGATGGACAACCTCATTTTGCTCGCCGTCGCCTCGGTTCTCTCCGGTCTGTTCGTCTCGCCGCTTTTCGCGACCGGCAACCTCATTGTCAAAGACATCGTCCCTCCCAGCTCTCTGACTGAGGGTCTTTCATGGGTCACCACCGCCGGTTCGGTCGGCACATCGTTCGGTTCGTCGCTCGCCGGCATGGTGCTCGATGTTTCAAGTCCTCACGTCGGTCTGCTCCTGCCGATCGCCACCACTTTCGCCGCCGTTCCCTTGGCGGTTTTGGGTTGGTTCCTCGCACGAAAACATAATGCATGA
- a CDS encoding GNAT family N-acetyltransferase — protein MENIGNGDAGIGVVYSPMIWSDVEAITRQFDETWGHYAPIGNDKKLSMLLSYHFVLHYIEPATRGEIAHKNGEFMGVVLSRVVGQPVMFGNVAKEMAKIDERLNSTPAGHKALADLELGFEIERRMERQTGINDKAPAEVELFLVSSASRGRGVGGELWSRTMDYFERSHVPMFYLHTDSDCDVSFYDRHGMKRIAEREEQRHPDDGRDREMAPTEMFIYAGMPGRVKATVSA, from the coding sequence ATGGAGAATATTGGGAACGGCGATGCCGGAATCGGAGTGGTCTATTCCCCGATGATCTGGAGTGATGTCGAGGCCATCACCCGGCAGTTTGATGAGACCTGGGGCCATTACGCACCCATTGGTAACGATAAAAAGCTTTCGATGTTGCTTTCCTATCATTTCGTGTTGCATTATATCGAGCCGGCCACACGCGGTGAGATCGCCCACAAAAATGGCGAATTCATGGGGGTTGTTCTTTCCCGTGTCGTAGGCCAGCCGGTGATGTTCGGCAACGTTGCCAAGGAAATGGCGAAAATCGACGAACGGCTCAATTCCACTCCGGCCGGACACAAGGCGCTCGCGGATCTCGAGCTTGGTTTCGAGATCGAGCGGCGTATGGAACGTCAGACCGGCATCAATGACAAGGCACCAGCCGAAGTCGAGCTGTTCTTGGTGTCCTCGGCTTCCCGCGGCCGCGGAGTCGGCGGCGAGCTGTGGAGCCGGACGATGGATTATTTCGAGCGTTCGCACGTGCCGATGTTCTATCTGCACACCGATTCGGATTGCGACGTGAGTTTCTACGACCGCCACGGCATGAAGCGCATCGCCGAGCGCGAAGAACAGCGTCACCCCGACGATGGCCGCGACCGTGAGATGGCCCCCACCGAAATGTTCATCTATGCAGGCATGCCCGGAAGGGTGAAAGCGACCGTATCGGCATGA
- a CDS encoding UvrD-helicase domain-containing protein: MVNEQNLGRFNDIDGVRVDMNISDSNNHDVEGNGTNNMGKAPTVANAGDTSNAAGIVNNVHAAKLANTDSPEQAAVINAPENADVLVVAGAGSGKTYTMTRRIINLIKVGVPPEKILGLTFTRKAASELLGRVSSAVAENARMAETDANAAGNPRRTNVFLKPQVSTYDAFFQSIVRQYGLLVGFDQNTQPLSEAGAHQLAVTVIDENMDILRGQGFGSFSDTVSKMLDLSNAISGSMIGEHCTSVPEAIARIREWDQAFIAQMDTAIGDEAVPEDEPKTGKPPKRRKKDTDEQFADRIAEYRAAFHQLAIYRSAGLRDVAKKREILLTLVERYHERKQQLNMAEFNDFTVAAYALITRFPSIGERQRRRYTHVLLDEYQDTSTTQAALIAALFHPDDSQLGSGSSAVNAVGDPFQSIYAWRGASPGAFRMFQRDFGMDETSKPYSLSVTRRNSRVVLEAANDLTQPLRTPDRIPSSSPMREVPVPALSTIDDAKEGTLGVLSFDTLGQEIDAVARFAKTSIARHTPTDPSQKDVRPHVAVLFRGKKNMPEFAEGLRKAGLTTLTVGYSALLDRPEIRDVLALLHVVADHTDSGALMRLLATPRFGLGSSDLSALARLASRRNDEYRFRALAGAGLVPADARPGEMSKLVAEHRDQVPNMVFLADLLIDNKLESSLDSPRVASLFSASGLVAIRHASQVLRQVNAVINHSLTEIIETAVEALDLDIDTVVAQALQQEAGKPVEPALARSPMNALVDLVNTYTQEITEGATPTLRGFVSWVDSLSSIPDEMAAVPNDPVDVVLMSIHQSKGLEWDSVAIVGMKATSFPSNTGDKLKIKLDEEHIGGLRGGVWQSPQYHETADTWLDNPAAVPVPVRADADILPRFPHDAGVGDDPIEALHKLSDVETMANESEGLMRVFDEIDGSDSDTSDAGGASVSFGGGVSGAEGTSAPGGGPVDYLSQQEEYGRRLHADERRLAYVALTRAREEVLMTYSRHAELSRDPEAAGSGHESKPSNFFTEVHDALAYRDDVVVVEADSKANGNDDGGDGDGDNPNNLKTSDIEDMSQSDHSGAAETGDTVNLTETNPSAHPTLSELNAPKPDGLFVGSHAEEYEQAIVEEAWQTPMCEDEAQEDQPLPWPASMSQEMAHRLRRSATLTRRMHESLVAEVGNGMAENDDNSTVFRARLGNPTLNINATGDGSKSGKGRNAQSVPGDTTRIVTPAIGAAEPESVAGAETDVVTQAIDRIAADLPEGQSLAKRTQMLLADEDLMPSLQIAQTGNGGTSGELSHQPDHSGSKAENANEFDIEVRSRGERILASRRQNVTSLQASAGNMSKRESEQYWRALVRPIPRVASPAAQAGTRFHAWAERFVNAFDVDEVADTPVDDGISAVAGASQAETRASLIAGLAQAEQHPEANQTATDCKILTWQRRLVEGRWATRRPYAAEEQIVVAIPELQNRIVNGKLDAVFYGGLDESDPTKRFTIVDWKTGKKPTKQEDIDQKLTQLDMYRLMFAQMKNIPLESVDATLYYVSVASEDKRAVYAKSKSKPEILKELNAGIPVISDED, translated from the coding sequence ATGGTAAACGAGCAAAATTTGGGCCGGTTCAATGACATTGACGGTGTACGCGTCGACATGAACATATCGGATAGCAATAACCATGACGTCGAAGGAAACGGAACCAACAATATGGGCAAGGCTCCCACTGTCGCCAATGCCGGCGATACCTCTAATGCCGCTGGAATCGTCAATAACGTTCATGCTGCCAAACTCGCCAATACCGACAGCCCCGAGCAGGCCGCCGTCATCAACGCGCCCGAAAACGCGGACGTGCTCGTGGTTGCGGGTGCCGGGTCCGGCAAGACCTACACCATGACCCGTCGCATCATCAACCTGATCAAGGTGGGTGTGCCGCCCGAAAAAATCCTTGGCCTGACCTTCACGCGCAAGGCCGCTTCCGAGTTGCTGGGTCGTGTGTCGAGTGCGGTGGCCGAGAACGCTCGAATGGCCGAAACCGATGCGAACGCTGCCGGCAACCCGCGTCGTACCAACGTTTTCCTGAAGCCGCAGGTCTCCACCTACGATGCGTTCTTCCAGTCCATTGTGCGTCAGTATGGCCTGCTGGTCGGCTTCGACCAGAACACCCAGCCGTTGAGCGAGGCCGGCGCCCACCAGCTTGCCGTCACGGTCATCGACGAGAACATGGATATCCTGCGCGGGCAGGGCTTCGGGAGTTTTTCTGACACGGTCAGCAAGATGCTGGACCTTTCCAATGCCATCAGCGGTTCGATGATCGGCGAACATTGCACCAGCGTTCCTGAGGCCATTGCCCGAATCCGCGAGTGGGATCAGGCATTTATCGCGCAGATGGATACCGCCATCGGCGACGAGGCCGTTCCCGAGGATGAACCGAAAACCGGCAAGCCGCCGAAACGCAGGAAAAAGGACACCGATGAGCAGTTCGCCGATCGCATCGCCGAATATCGTGCCGCTTTTCATCAGTTGGCCATCTATCGCAGCGCCGGCTTGCGCGATGTCGCTAAAAAACGCGAAATCCTGCTGACTTTGGTCGAGCGTTACCACGAGCGCAAGCAACAGCTCAATATGGCCGAATTCAACGATTTCACCGTGGCCGCCTATGCGTTGATCACCCGTTTCCCGTCAATCGGGGAGCGGCAACGCCGGCGCTATACGCATGTCCTGCTCGACGAATATCAGGATACGTCCACCACCCAGGCTGCGTTGATTGCCGCCTTGTTCCATCCCGATGATTCTCAACTGGGATCAGGCAGTTCCGCAGTCAACGCCGTCGGCGACCCCTTCCAGTCCATTTACGCTTGGCGCGGCGCAAGCCCCGGAGCCTTCCGTATGTTCCAACGCGATTTCGGCATGGACGAGACGTCCAAACCGTATTCGCTGAGCGTCACCCGACGCAATTCGCGAGTGGTGCTGGAAGCCGCCAACGATCTGACCCAGCCGTTGCGTACCCCGGACCGTATCCCCTCAAGCTCGCCGATGCGCGAGGTACCGGTACCGGCGCTGAGCACGATTGACGATGCCAAAGAGGGCACGCTGGGTGTGCTCAGTTTCGACACGCTTGGCCAGGAAATCGACGCCGTCGCTCGGTTCGCCAAAACTTCCATCGCCCGGCATACACCGACCGACCCAAGTCAGAAGGATGTTCGCCCTCATGTCGCCGTCCTGTTCCGAGGCAAGAAAAATATGCCCGAATTCGCCGAGGGGTTGCGCAAAGCAGGGTTGACAACGCTGACCGTGGGGTATTCGGCACTGCTGGACCGCCCGGAAATCCGCGACGTTCTGGCTTTGCTCCACGTTGTCGCCGACCACACGGATTCCGGCGCTTTGATGCGGCTTTTGGCTACACCCCGCTTCGGATTGGGCAGCAGCGACCTGAGTGCCTTGGCCAGGCTCGCCAGCCGCCGCAACGACGAATATCGCTTCCGTGCGTTGGCTGGGGCCGGTCTGGTACCGGCTGATGCCAGGCCGGGGGAGATGTCGAAACTGGTCGCCGAGCATCGCGACCAGGTGCCCAATATGGTCTTTCTCGCCGACCTTCTGATAGACAATAAACTTGAATCTTCGCTGGATTCGCCTCGTGTCGCTTCGCTTTTCAGTGCTTCCGGGCTTGTGGCCATCCGTCACGCCTCCCAGGTTTTGCGGCAGGTCAATGCCGTCATCAACCACTCACTTACCGAAATCATCGAAACGGCGGTGGAAGCGCTCGATCTCGATATTGACACAGTGGTCGCCCAAGCCCTGCAGCAGGAAGCCGGTAAACCGGTGGAACCCGCTTTGGCTCGCTCCCCGATGAACGCTCTGGTGGATCTGGTCAACACTTATACGCAGGAAATTACGGAAGGTGCGACGCCGACGTTGCGTGGGTTCGTTTCCTGGGTGGATTCGCTCAGCAGTATTCCCGACGAAATGGCGGCAGTGCCGAATGACCCGGTCGACGTGGTTTTGATGTCCATTCATCAGTCCAAGGGCCTCGAATGGGATTCCGTCGCCATTGTCGGCATGAAGGCCACGAGTTTCCCTTCCAATACGGGCGACAAGCTCAAGATCAAGTTGGACGAAGAACATATCGGCGGGCTGCGAGGCGGCGTTTGGCAATCGCCGCAATATCACGAGACCGCCGACACCTGGCTTGACAATCCGGCCGCAGTGCCCGTTCCGGTACGTGCCGACGCCGATATCCTGCCCCGCTTCCCGCACGATGCAGGGGTCGGTGACGATCCGATTGAGGCTTTGCATAAACTTTCCGACGTCGAAACCATGGCCAATGAGTCCGAAGGGTTGATGCGAGTCTTTGATGAGATTGACGGCAGTGATAGTGATACATCTGATGCCGGAGGAGCCTCCGTATCCTTCGGCGGCGGTGTGTCTGGTGCCGAAGGGACTTCCGCACCCGGCGGCGGCCCCGTGGATTATCTTTCCCAGCAGGAGGAATACGGCCGCAGGCTGCATGCCGACGAACGCCGGCTCGCTTACGTCGCCTTGACCCGTGCCCGCGAAGAGGTGCTGATGACCTACAGCCGTCACGCCGAACTTTCGCGTGACCCCGAGGCCGCGGGTAGTGGCCATGAGTCCAAGCCGTCGAATTTCTTTACAGAAGTCCATGACGCTTTGGCCTATAGGGACGACGTGGTGGTGGTCGAGGCTGATTCCAAAGCTAACGGTAACGATGACGGTGGCGATGGTGATGGTGACAACCCGAACAATCTGAAAACCTCGGATATCGAAGATATGTCGCAAAGCGATCATTCCGGGGCCGCGGAAACAGGCGATACCGTAAACCTTACGGAAACCAATCCATCTGCCCACCCGACGTTATCGGAACTGAACGCCCCGAAACCGGACGGTCTTTTCGTCGGCTCGCATGCTGAAGAATATGAGCAGGCCATCGTTGAGGAGGCTTGGCAGACGCCTATGTGCGAGGACGAAGCGCAGGAGGATCAGCCGTTGCCGTGGCCCGCTTCGATGAGCCAGGAGATGGCGCATCGGTTGCGCCGTTCGGCCACGCTGACCCGGCGCATGCATGAGAGTCTCGTTGCGGAAGTCGGAAATGGCATGGCTGAGAATGATGATAATTCAACTGTTTTCAGAGCCAGGCTCGGAAATCCAACGCTAAATATCAATGCAACCGGGGATGGCAGTAAAAGTGGAAAAGGCCGTAATGCGCAATCCGTTCCAGGAGACACAACCCGCATAGTGACGCCAGCCATAGGGGCGGCTGAACCTGAATCCGTCGCGGGAGCCGAAACCGATGTTGTGACGCAAGCCATCGATCGCATCGCCGCCGACCTGCCGGAAGGCCAGTCGTTGGCCAAACGCACGCAGATGCTGTTGGCCGATGAGGATCTGATGCCATCACTGCAAATCGCGCAAACCGGCAACGGCGGTACCTCGGGCGAGCTCAGCCACCAGCCCGACCACTCCGGCTCGAAGGCGGAAAATGCCAACGAGTTTGATATCGAAGTCCGCAGCCGCGGCGAACGCATCCTCGCCAGCCGCCGGCAGAATGTCACCTCATTGCAGGCCAGCGCAGGCAATATGAGCAAGCGGGAGAGCGAGCAATATTGGCGTGCCCTCGTGCGCCCGATCCCTCGCGTGGCCTCGCCAGCCGCGCAGGCCGGTACGCGTTTCCATGCGTGGGCCGAGCGTTTTGTGAACGCTTTTGACGTTGATGAGGTTGCCGATACGCCCGTAGACGACGGCATTTCGGCCGTAGCCGGAGCTAGTCAAGCCGAGACCCGAGCCTCGCTCATCGCCGGTCTCGCCCAGGCCGAACAGCATCCCGAAGCCAATCAAACCGCGACGGACTGTAAGATCCTGACCTGGCAACGCCGATTGGTCGAGGGACGTTGGGCGACCCGGCGCCCGTATGCCGCAGAAGAGCAGATTGTCGTCGCCATCCCCGAGCTTCAAAACCGTATCGTCAATGGCAAGCTTGACGCGGTTTTCTATGGTGGACTTGACGAAAGCGATCCCACGAAACGTTTCACGATAGTCGATTGGAAAACAGGCAAAAAGCCGACGAAACAGGAGGATATCGACCAAAAGCTGACCCAGCTCGACATGTATCGCCTGATGTTTGCCCAGATGAAGAACATTCCGCTTGAAAGCGTAGATGCCACGTTGTATTACGTAAGCGTAGCCTCCGAAGACAAGCGCGCGGTGTATGCCAAGTCCAAGTCCAAGCCCGAGATTCTCAAAGAGCTGAATGCCGGAATTCCTGTTATCAGCGACGAAGACTAG